A single Suricata suricatta isolate VVHF042 chromosome 2, meerkat_22Aug2017_6uvM2_HiC, whole genome shotgun sequence DNA region contains:
- the ANKRD22 gene encoding ankyrin repeat domain-containing protein 22 isoform X1, whose amino-acid sequence MGILYSEPICQAAYQNDFGQVWRWVREDSSCINVRDGFNGDTPLICACRRGHLRIVSFLLKRNADVNLKNQKQRNCLHYAVKKKFTFFDYLLIILLMPVLLIGYFLMVSKTKQNEALVRMLLDAGVNVNATDCYGCTALHYACEMKNQNLIPLLLEAHADPMIKNKRGETSLDIARRLKFAQIEIMLRKAS is encoded by the exons ATGGGAATCCTATACTCCGAG CCCATCTGCCAGGCGGCCTATCAGAATGACTTCGGTCAAGTGTGGCGCTGGGTTAGAGAGGACAGCAGCTGCATCAATGTGCGAGATGGCTTTAACGGAGACACTCCCCTGATCTGTGCTTGCCGGCGTGGGCACCTGAGAAtcgtttccttccttttaaaaagaaatgctgacGTGAACCTCAAAAACCAG aaacagagaaacTGCTTGCATTATGCTGTGAAGAAAAAATTTACCTTCTTTGATTACCTCCTCATTATCCTCCTAATGCCTGTTCTCCTTATTGGGTACTTCCTCATG GTATCAAAGACCAAGCAGAACGAGGCTCTTGTTCGAATGCTGCTCGACGCTGGCGTCAACGTGAACGCCACGGACTGT TACGGCTGCACGGCGTTACATTACGCCTGCGAAATGAAAAACCAGAATCTCATCCCTCTGCTCCTTGAAGCTCATGCAGACCCCATGATAAAGAATAAG cGTGGTGAGACTTCGCTGGATATTGCACGGAGATTAAAATTTGCCCAGATTGAGATAATGCTAAGGAAAGCATCATAA
- the LIPM gene encoding lipase member M isoform X2, with protein MWLLILVAYLFQRNVNSGGMPTKAADPEAFMNVSEIIQHQGYPCEEYEVMTEDGYILSVNRIPQGLTQLKKTGSKPVVLLQHGLLGDASNWISNLPNNSLGFILADAGFDVWLGNSRGNTWSRRHKTLSIDQDEFWAFSYDEMARFDLPAVINFILQKTSQEKIYYVGYSQGTTMGFIAFSTMPELAQKIKMYFALAPIATVKHAKSPGTKFLLLPDMMIKGLFGKKEFLYQTRFFRQFVIYLCGQMIIDQICSNVMLLLGGFNANNMNMSRANVYVAHTPAGTSVQNILHWSQAVNSGELRAFDWGSETKNLEKGNQPTPVRYKVRDMTVPTAMWTGGQDWLSNPEDVKTLLSEVTNLIYHKNIPEWAHVDFIWGLDAPHRMYNEIIHLMKQEETSFSQGMCGVRL; from the exons ATGTGGCTTCTGATTCTGGTGGCATACTTGTTCCAAAGAAATGTGAATTCAGGAGGGATGCCAACTAAAGCGGCGGACCCAGAAGCATTCATGAATGTT AGCGAAATCATCCAACATCAAGGCTATCCCTGTGAGGAGTATGAAGTCATGACGGAAGATGGCTATATCCTTTCTGTTAACAGAATTCCTCAAGGCTTAACACAACTTAAGAAGACAG GTTCCAAGCCGGTGGTGTTGCTGCAGCATGGCCTGCTTGGAGACGCCAGCAACTGGATTTCCAACCTACCCAACAACAGCCTGGGCTTCATCTTGGCCGACGCGGGTTTTGACGTGTGGCTGGGGAACAGCCGGGGAAACACGTGGTCCCGGAGACACAAGACCCTCTCCATTGACCAAGATGAGTTCTGGGCCTTCAG TTATGACGAGATGGCTAGGTTTGACCTTCCTGCAGTCATAAACTTTATTTTGCAGAAAACCAGCCAGGAAAAGATCTATTATGTCGGCTATTCACAGGGCACTACCATGG GTTTTATTGCTTTTTCCACCATGCCAGAACTGGCTCagaaaatcaaaatgtattttgcttTAGCGCCCATAGCCACTGTCAAACATGCAAAAAGTCCTGGCACCAAGTTTTTGCTGCTGCCGGATATGATGATCAAG GGACTTTTTGGCAAAAAAGAGTTTCTGTACCAGACCAGATTCTTCAGACAGTTTGTTATCTACCTGTGTGGTCAGATGATTATTGATCAGATTTGTAGCAATGTCATGTTACTTCTGGGAGGATTTAATGCAAACAATATGAACATG AGCCGGGCAAACGTGTATGTGGCTCACACCCCCGCCGGGACATCGGTGCAAAATATCCTACACTGGAGCCAG GCAGTGAATTCTGGGGAACTCCGGGCATTTGACTGGGGGAGCGAGACCAAAAACCTGGAAAAAGGCAATCAG CCGACTCCTGTAAGGTACAAAGTTAGAGACATGACGGTCCCCACGGCAATGTGGACGGGGGGTCAGGACTGGCTTTCGAATCCAGAGGACGTGAAGACACTGCTCTCCGAGGTGACCAATCTCATCTACCATAAGAACATTCCCGAATGGGCACACGTGGACTTCATCTGGGGCTTGGACGCTCCTCACCGGATGTACAATGAAATCATACATCTGATGAAGCAGGAAGAAACCAGCTTTTCCCAGGGAATGTGTGGCGTCCGATTGTGA
- the LIPM gene encoding lipase member M isoform X1, producing MMADYRGRECGQSPASCLPQYLSCGDSIPELAVLQQMHSALRTEMWLLILVAYLFQRNVNSGGMPTKAADPEAFMNVSEIIQHQGYPCEEYEVMTEDGYILSVNRIPQGLTQLKKTGSKPVVLLQHGLLGDASNWISNLPNNSLGFILADAGFDVWLGNSRGNTWSRRHKTLSIDQDEFWAFSYDEMARFDLPAVINFILQKTSQEKIYYVGYSQGTTMGFIAFSTMPELAQKIKMYFALAPIATVKHAKSPGTKFLLLPDMMIKGLFGKKEFLYQTRFFRQFVIYLCGQMIIDQICSNVMLLLGGFNANNMNMSRANVYVAHTPAGTSVQNILHWSQAVNSGELRAFDWGSETKNLEKGNQPTPVRYKVRDMTVPTAMWTGGQDWLSNPEDVKTLLSEVTNLIYHKNIPEWAHVDFIWGLDAPHRMYNEIIHLMKQEETSFSQGMCGVRL from the exons GACGGAGATGTGGCTTCTGATTCTGGTGGCATACTTGTTCCAAAGAAATGTGAATTCAGGAGGGATGCCAACTAAAGCGGCGGACCCAGAAGCATTCATGAATGTT AGCGAAATCATCCAACATCAAGGCTATCCCTGTGAGGAGTATGAAGTCATGACGGAAGATGGCTATATCCTTTCTGTTAACAGAATTCCTCAAGGCTTAACACAACTTAAGAAGACAG GTTCCAAGCCGGTGGTGTTGCTGCAGCATGGCCTGCTTGGAGACGCCAGCAACTGGATTTCCAACCTACCCAACAACAGCCTGGGCTTCATCTTGGCCGACGCGGGTTTTGACGTGTGGCTGGGGAACAGCCGGGGAAACACGTGGTCCCGGAGACACAAGACCCTCTCCATTGACCAAGATGAGTTCTGGGCCTTCAG TTATGACGAGATGGCTAGGTTTGACCTTCCTGCAGTCATAAACTTTATTTTGCAGAAAACCAGCCAGGAAAAGATCTATTATGTCGGCTATTCACAGGGCACTACCATGG GTTTTATTGCTTTTTCCACCATGCCAGAACTGGCTCagaaaatcaaaatgtattttgcttTAGCGCCCATAGCCACTGTCAAACATGCAAAAAGTCCTGGCACCAAGTTTTTGCTGCTGCCGGATATGATGATCAAG GGACTTTTTGGCAAAAAAGAGTTTCTGTACCAGACCAGATTCTTCAGACAGTTTGTTATCTACCTGTGTGGTCAGATGATTATTGATCAGATTTGTAGCAATGTCATGTTACTTCTGGGAGGATTTAATGCAAACAATATGAACATG AGCCGGGCAAACGTGTATGTGGCTCACACCCCCGCCGGGACATCGGTGCAAAATATCCTACACTGGAGCCAG GCAGTGAATTCTGGGGAACTCCGGGCATTTGACTGGGGGAGCGAGACCAAAAACCTGGAAAAAGGCAATCAG CCGACTCCTGTAAGGTACAAAGTTAGAGACATGACGGTCCCCACGGCAATGTGGACGGGGGGTCAGGACTGGCTTTCGAATCCAGAGGACGTGAAGACACTGCTCTCCGAGGTGACCAATCTCATCTACCATAAGAACATTCCCGAATGGGCACACGTGGACTTCATCTGGGGCTTGGACGCTCCTCACCGGATGTACAATGAAATCATACATCTGATGAAGCAGGAAGAAACCAGCTTTTCCCAGGGAATGTGTGGCGTCCGATTGTGA
- the ANKRD22 gene encoding ankyrin repeat domain-containing protein 22 isoform X2, translated as MGILYSEPICQAAYQNDFGQVWRWVREDSSCINVRDGFNGDTPLICACRRGHLRIVSFLLKRNADVNLKNQKQRNCLHYAVKKKFTFFDYLLIILLMPVLLIGYFLMYGCTALHYACEMKNQNLIPLLLEAHADPMIKNKRGETSLDIARRLKFAQIEIMLRKAS; from the exons ATGGGAATCCTATACTCCGAG CCCATCTGCCAGGCGGCCTATCAGAATGACTTCGGTCAAGTGTGGCGCTGGGTTAGAGAGGACAGCAGCTGCATCAATGTGCGAGATGGCTTTAACGGAGACACTCCCCTGATCTGTGCTTGCCGGCGTGGGCACCTGAGAAtcgtttccttccttttaaaaagaaatgctgacGTGAACCTCAAAAACCAG aaacagagaaacTGCTTGCATTATGCTGTGAAGAAAAAATTTACCTTCTTTGATTACCTCCTCATTATCCTCCTAATGCCTGTTCTCCTTATTGGGTACTTCCTCATG TACGGCTGCACGGCGTTACATTACGCCTGCGAAATGAAAAACCAGAATCTCATCCCTCTGCTCCTTGAAGCTCATGCAGACCCCATGATAAAGAATAAG cGTGGTGAGACTTCGCTGGATATTGCACGGAGATTAAAATTTGCCCAGATTGAGATAATGCTAAGGAAAGCATCATAA